A window of Corvus hawaiiensis isolate bCorHaw1 chromosome 17, bCorHaw1.pri.cur, whole genome shotgun sequence contains these coding sequences:
- the PXMP4 gene encoding peroxisomal membrane protein 4, protein MAGGAMAGGAESFRALLRAANALLQKRRYHAALAVIKGFRNGAVYGAKIRAPHALVMTFLFKNGSLREKLKSIAQATYAHSRNLAYFVFTYKGLLAAQSRLQGKKIPFHSFLAACIGGWLVFGDNNPINSQIIMYLLSRILFGLSRLAVEKGYIPQPKQDPFPLVAALVWGTVLWLFEYHKETLQPSLQSSMTYLYEDSEVWHDLSDFLIYNKRTDSK, encoded by the exons ATGGCGGGCGGTGCCATGGCGGGCGGTGCGGAGTCGTTCCGCGCTCTGCTCCGCGCCGCCAACGCGCTCCTGCAGAAGCGCCGCTACCATGCCGCGCTCGCCGTCATCAAGGGCTTCCGCAACGGCGCTGT TTATGGAGCCAAAATCCGTGCCCCGCACGCTCTGGTGATGACTTTCCTGTTCAAGAATGGAAG tTTAAGGGAAAAACTGAAATCCATTGCCCAGGCTACGTACGCTCATTCCCGGAACTTGGCGTATTTTGTGTTCACCTACAAGGGGCTCCTGGCAGCGCAGTCCcggctgcaggggaaaaaaatcccatttcattctttccttgCAGCCTGCATTGGGGGCTGGCTGGTGTTTGGTGACAACAATCCCATCAACAGCCAG ATCATCATGTACCTGCTGTCCCGGATCCTGTTCGGTTTGTCTCGGCTGGCTGTGGAAAAGGGCTACATCCCACAGCCCAAGCAGGATCCCTTCCCTCTCGTGGCTGCCCTGGTGTGGGGAACAGTCCTGTGGCTCTTTGAATACCACAAGGAGACTctgcagccctccctgcagTCCTCCATGACCTACCTGTACGAGGACAGTGAGGTGTGGCACGACCTGTCTGACTTCCTCATTTACAACAAAAGGACAGACAGCAAGTAG